In Mixophyes fleayi isolate aMixFle1 unplaced genomic scaffold, aMixFle1.hap1 Scaffold_4035, whole genome shotgun sequence, the sequence tgtgtgtgtgtgtgtgtgtctgtgtgggtctcccggactcccgggagagcaggcaagtatcccgcatacgccAATTTGCTCctcaaaattacgcgattcgctgtgaatcacgtcatttttgccccacccccactacaaaaatgtcattttgtctcaggggtggggccaaaatgctgcgattcgcTGCGCCCCGCAAAACCACGCCCCCCtttccaaaagtaggcaagtatggtctatgtctatatgtgtgtgtctatgtctatgtgtgtgtctgcaaTCCAACATCAGAGAAATAGACAGAAATCCACCTTTAATGTCACACAGGTGAATTTACCTCTGGTGATATCTGATCACTGGCTGCACAGAACCTAAAATGAGACTATTGCTCTTTTATACTGTTTAGGTACATTTTACGAAGGTCTGAGAACTTCACTGTATAGTGTTTCTTAAACTGTGTATTAGTACACCCCGTACCCTGCTtgttagccaatcagatcattttaATGCTCACAACATAGCCTATAGGAAGAGATGGATTCAGATATACAAGCTGTTTCATTGGACCCTAATATCTCCGcagatgtatacagtatataagacTGGAAGGGACCATAGAGAGATTATCTGCAAAATAAGAAGCATCTATGGGCTGTATCACCTATGGGTACCCCCTTAATGTTGGGGTTCGCATTGATGAGAGCAGCCAAAAACTTCACTGCCACAAACTgcaaaggggagagagggggagaaccctCTAGGGGAAATTCCAGCCGTTGGGGATATGAATTGTGTGATTAGGGTTCCAAAAACGTCACCATCGTAAACTCAGAAGAAttaccctattattattattattattattattattatcatttatttgttaggcgccacaaggtatccgcagcgccgtacatggtacaaacagtagactatacagggtaaaacaataaggggtaaatgtatcaagctccacgTTTCCatcgggtttaaaaagtggaggtgttgcctatagcaaccaatcagattctagctgtcatttatttagtgcattcaacaaaatgacagctagaatctgattggttgttttaggcaacatctccactttttaaacccgacggaaactcgcagcttgatacatttagcccctaaGAATCTCTCGGGTCAGTATGGGTTTCAGCAAGGCTAATGGCATCTTTTACATGTGAACTAGATGTAGTAAATATCCGTCACGGTGCAGGGTGGAGTTAATTCGGGGTCCATCCAGCAGGGTCACTTACCGCCCTCTCTTGGATAAAGATCTGCGCATCCTTCAGATGCAGGGCCAGGTTCTCACACAGTCTCTGCCGCTCAGCTTCATTAAGAGTCTTGTTGTAGAAGGATCTCACCTGGAACCAAACACTGATGAGGTCACTTGCGTGATGTCACCATAACCCGCTGCTTTCATATATACACGTTATATTCCTCACCTGCAACACGTTCTCTTCTACTGCGCTGTCATGGCGATCAATGTCTCCTGCGGCTGAGAAAGTGCTCTCCTTGTGCTTGGGGACGTCTCGTGGACACATGAAGCTGTTTGGATAATAATTTGGGACGCTGCCTGGATAACAGGAGAATTTTGGCAAAGGTGGTATTAGACTATGTTATCAGTACTATGTATAGGCCTGTACCttaaatatatgttataaaaaCCTGAACTACAAGCTGAGGAGCGAGCAAAAATCAGGAATATTTTTCTTATCGTAAGACCAGCAAGTGTACATCACGTGAGGCTGTGGTCATAGTTTGCATTTAATTAATTTCCCCCTGACGTGTGTGCATGAGGATTTGGAGACAAGGTAAGAAACAGAGAAAAAGGGGTAGCCATTTAGGGAAAGCAAACACAAGGCCTTATTAACAGTTTGACCAAACCTTCATCTTCTCCCTAACTTGAAGATTGGCTCTCTTTCAATTAAAACCATAGGGTTCAATGTACTAACGTAAAGCCACCGTGAAGCGGCCCCAAAGGTTGAAATTGTTTCTAACATACAAAGCTCAGCTCCAGAGCAGAGCCGACCTCTGAAGTGGGGGAGGACAGTGTTGCACAGAGGAGGGGTGGGAGAAGCCCACCTGTGGCATAAAATTATACATATGGAGATGATTCCTCTGATCAGCATACGTCCGTGTTGTAGTTCATTCCTTCGGGGCACTTTCCCCGGTGGACAGTTTTGCAAAGTGAcctctctttc encodes:
- the LOC142134149 gene encoding catalase-like; the encoded protein is MCPRDVPKHKESTFSAAGDIDRHDSAVEENVLQVRSFYNKTLNEAERQRLCENLALHLKDAQIFIQERAVKNFRDVDPDYGNRIQTLLDKHNASSGQKEPLHNYTRCPCPCPETK